The Flavobacteriales bacterium DNA segment GGCCCGGCCGACTGTGGGTACGAACTACAGACCAGTGGTGAGGCGGTAGAATTCGCACTCACCGTGCCCTCGGTGCAGTATGAGATCCTGCTGGGACAATCCGTAGATATCGAAGGAGTCACAGGAGTAGAGGAGTATCTATGGAGCGGAAGTGGACAGATCACCGAAGACACCATGGCCAATCCCACCATCACACCCAATGGCATCGGTGAATTCACCTATCAGGTCATGGGTACGCAAGGAGATTGTGAGGTGACCGAGGAAGTGACCATTCTGGTCCAGCCCAATATCATCCCTGCTGATGTGATCACTCCCAATGGAGATGGGATCAACGATGAGTGGTATGTACTCTTCCTAGATGAAAGATTCGACCGGGCAGATGTCCGGATCTTCGACCGATGGGGCCAAGTCGTGTACAAATCCATAGGATATGGAGTCACCCAACTCTGGGATGGGACCAATAACGGGAATCGTTTGCCGGCAGGCGCATACTACTATGTCATCGATCTGAAGACAAGCGAGTCAGGAGAGGGTCCTGTGTTCACCGGAGCAGTCAATGTGATCTATTGAAGGATGAAGAACTATTTGATAACGATAGGGCTAATGGTGTGGGGAGCAAGTCTCATCGGGCAACAGATCCCTCAGTATAGTCACTATGTGTTCAATCAATTCCAGCTCAATCCTGCAGTGGCAGGGACTCAGGAGTGTCTGGAGTTGCGTTTCGGATTCAGGAATCAGTGGGCGGGATTCAATGAGGGACCAAAGACACAGTTCGGATCGGTAAGTACTCGTGTGGGAAGAAGTAAAGAGGGCCCTAAACATGCAGTAGGACTCAAATTCGAATCGGATCAAGCAGGAAGGTTCTCCCAGAGTCTGGTACAACTGGCCTATGCCTATCATTTCAAGATGAGCAGGGATATGAATGCCTCGCTG contains these protein-coding regions:
- a CDS encoding gliding motility-associated C-terminal domain-containing protein, whose product is MSSVRIKWLASIWICVGLQVVMAQDCSDPAPLCFVQFNNITVDSTGNGPLMADLNCANPAMNGTLYQITTIAPGDFQILLENIQCDTAGNQLGDGLILTVYDSADPCNPGPASIIACEMVSDQITLDLTAATADQNFYVAIYGDMEAGDSGPADCGYELQTSGEAVEFALTVPSVQYEILLGQSVDIEGVTGVEEYLWSGSGQITEDTMANPTITPNGIGEFTYQVMGTQGDCEVTEEVTILVQPNIIPADVITPNGDGINDEWYVLFLDERFDRADVRIFDRWGQVVYKSIGYGVTQLWDGTNNGNRLPAGAYYYVIDLKTSESGEGPVFTGAVNVIY